Proteins encoded by one window of Candidatus Poribacteria bacterium:
- a CDS encoding Uma2 family endonuclease, with the protein MTTPAAHTRLTPEEYIAFERKALPDTKIIRHEYINGELIAMSGASRAHNLITGNISGELRTLLRGSRCETYANEMRVSTPTTTSYFYPDVVVVCEEPRFADNVFDTLLNPIILVEVLSPSTEVYDRREKFAHYRQLPSLQEYVLVAQNQILVEHYRRQEIQGTPPVTGTDWIFTDFQELAENLSLTSIDCELPLQEIYERVTFPD; encoded by the coding sequence ATGACAACTCCTGCGGCACACACACGCCTTACCCCCGAGGAATACATCGCTTTTGAACGCAAGGCACTCCCAGACACAAAAATAATCAGACACGAGTACATCAACGGCGAGTTAATCGCGATGTCCGGCGCGAGTCGCGCCCATAATCTGATTACAGGGAATATATCTGGTGAACTCCGCACTTTATTAAGAGGCAGCAGGTGTGAAACCTATGCGAACGAGATGCGCGTGAGCACCCCTACGACAACCTCCTACTTCTATCCTGATGTCGTTGTCGTTTGCGAAGAACCGCGCTTTGCAGACAATGTCTTCGACACACTTCTCAACCCCATTATCTTGGTAGAAGTCCTTTCACCTTCAACTGAAGTCTACGATCGACGCGAGAAATTCGCGCATTACCGACAACTTCCATCATTGCAGGAATACGTCCTCGTCGCCCAAAACCAGATTCTTGTTGAACATTACCGTCGCCAAGAAATACAAGGGACCCCACCCGTTACAGGGACGGACTGGATCTTCACCGATTTCCAAGAACTGGCAGAAAATCTGTCCCTGACCTCCATCGACTGCGAACTGCCCTTGCAGGAAATCTACGAACGCGTTACGTTTCCTGATTAA
- a CDS encoding SMP-30/gluconolactonase/LRE family protein, translating into MRTERKWDGSIVRYPDPAIEALDPRFGKYTIGNSVVERLWTGSRWAEGPAWFGDGGYLLWSDIPNNRILKWEESTGDVSVYRKPSNYTNGHTRDRQGRLISCEHGARRVTRTEYDGTITVLMDHYDGKPLNAPNDVAVHPDGHIWFTDPGYGIMLNYEGHVAEFELPTCVYRLNPDTGEATVATDELEKPNGICFSPDYEKLYLVDTGVTHKEGTPRHLFVYDVIDGERLGEQEVFCDTSPGIADGIRCDVDGNLWASAGWVGDGYDGVHVFAPDGTRIGQIHLPEICANLCFGGVKRNRLFMMGSQSLYAVYVEAQGVPYF; encoded by the coding sequence ATGCGTACAGAAAGAAAATGGGACGGATCGATTGTCCGCTATCCAGACCCCGCGATTGAGGCGCTGGATCCACGTTTCGGGAAATATACAATCGGGAATTCTGTTGTGGAGCGGTTGTGGACAGGCTCGCGTTGGGCAGAGGGCCCCGCCTGGTTCGGTGATGGTGGGTATCTGCTCTGGAGCGATATTCCGAACAACCGGATTCTGAAATGGGAGGAATCCACCGGCGACGTGAGCGTCTATCGCAAACCGTCCAACTATACCAACGGACACACCCGCGATCGGCAGGGCAGGCTCATCAGTTGTGAACACGGTGCACGGCGTGTCACACGCACTGAATACGACGGAACGATTACCGTGCTGATGGACCACTACGACGGTAAGCCGCTCAACGCACCGAACGATGTGGCAGTGCATCCAGATGGGCATATCTGGTTTACGGATCCCGGATACGGGATTATGCTCAACTATGAGGGACACGTCGCCGAATTTGAGTTGCCGACCTGCGTGTATCGTCTCAATCCTGATACGGGAGAAGCAACCGTCGCGACGGATGAACTCGAAAAACCGAACGGTATCTGCTTTTCACCCGACTATGAAAAACTCTATCTCGTGGATACCGGTGTTACGCATAAAGAGGGAACGCCACGCCACCTCTTTGTCTATGATGTGATAGATGGTGAGCGGTTAGGCGAGCAAGAGGTGTTCTGTGATACATCGCCCGGTATTGCTGACGGTATTCGGTGTGATGTTGACGGAAATCTATGGGCAAGCGCAGGTTGGGTTGGCGACGGATACGATGGCGTGCATGTCTTCGCACCAGACGGAACACGTATCGGGCAAATTCACCTCCCAGAAATTTGTGCAAACCTCTGCTTCGGTGGGGTCAAGAGAAACAGATTGTTTATGATGGGGAGCCAGTCTCTCTACGCAGTTTATGTGGAGGCGCAGGGAGTTCCGTATTTTTAA
- a CDS encoding class I SAM-dependent methyltransferase, with the protein MMEVDNLEHINCPICERDETEELFSKDALSVVVCKRCFLRYVNPRINRETLEDGYIETYYPPDKVARIHTDSMEWLQMAERLTELEKHRRDKGRLLDVGCGIGTFLYLAREGGWEPHGVDPSKSGITFAQGVHQLDVQCGEVFDANFPTAHFDTITLYHVLEHIPELNPFLSELRRVLKPQTGTLVIEVPNGEGLQSRLQKAEWPYVHPRDHLYYFSARSLPKLLRKHGFQEIRLGKPRRVGPTAGIGFALRQAATAALVRFHLGTVIRVYAS; encoded by the coding sequence ATGATGGAAGTAGACAATCTCGAACATATCAACTGCCCAATTTGTGAACGGGATGAAACGGAAGAACTTTTCAGTAAGGACGCCTTATCGGTGGTCGTTTGCAAACGGTGTTTCTTGCGTTATGTCAACCCCAGAATCAATCGTGAGACCCTTGAAGACGGGTATATTGAGACCTACTATCCGCCGGATAAAGTAGCACGCATCCATACGGATAGCATGGAATGGTTGCAGATGGCGGAGCGTCTCACGGAGTTGGAGAAGCACCGTCGAGATAAAGGAAGGTTATTGGATGTTGGTTGCGGTATTGGCACGTTTCTCTATCTCGCCCGTGAAGGGGGTTGGGAACCGCACGGTGTTGACCCGTCTAAGAGTGGTATCACTTTCGCACAAGGGGTACATCAATTAGATGTGCAGTGTGGAGAGGTCTTTGATGCGAATTTCCCGACTGCGCATTTCGACACAATTACACTCTACCATGTATTGGAGCACATCCCGGAATTAAATCCGTTCCTCAGCGAATTACGTCGCGTTCTCAAGCCACAGACGGGGACGCTTGTCATTGAAGTGCCGAACGGTGAGGGTTTGCAGAGCCGTCTTCAAAAAGCGGAGTGGCCCTATGTCCACCCGCGCGATCATCTCTACTATTTTTCTGCGCGCTCCTTACCCAAATTACTTCGGAAGCACGGTTTTCAGGAGATTCGGTTGGGGAAACCGAGGCGTGTTGGTCCCACAGCAGGGATCGGTTTCGCACTGCGTCAAGCAGCGACTGCCGCCTTAGTTCGGTTCCATTTAGGTACAGTGATTCGGGTATATGCAAGTTAG
- a CDS encoding PIG-L family deacetylase, which translates to MLKEQLSVLIFGAHPDDCDIKAGGVAALYVQQGHRVKFVSVTNGDAGHHEMGGGPLAQRRYKEAQAAAEVVGIEYALLDNHDGELMPTLENRYKIIRAIREFQPDLIMTHRPNDYHPDHRYTSTLVQDAAYMVTVPNICALTPHLEKNPVIAYLSDGFMKPYPFTPDVVVGIDAVVEQKIDMLHCHVSQFYEWLPYNGGTLDAVPAGASERRAWLADRLLNRFHDVAERHRDVLIALYGEETGAQIKYAEAFEGCEYGSPLTAENIPTLFPFFK; encoded by the coding sequence ATGTTGAAAGAACAGCTAAGTGTTTTGATTTTCGGCGCGCATCCCGATGATTGTGATATTAAAGCAGGAGGCGTCGCTGCCTTGTATGTCCAACAGGGACACCGCGTTAAATTTGTCTCTGTGACGAACGGCGATGCCGGGCATCACGAAATGGGTGGCGGTCCTTTGGCACAGCGTCGATATAAAGAGGCGCAAGCCGCCGCTGAGGTCGTCGGTATTGAATATGCGTTATTGGACAATCACGATGGTGAACTTATGCCGACATTAGAAAACCGGTATAAGATTATTCGGGCAATTCGTGAATTCCAGCCGGATTTAATAATGACGCACCGACCTAACGACTATCACCCGGATCATCGGTATACGTCAACCTTGGTGCAGGACGCGGCATACATGGTGACTGTGCCGAACATCTGTGCCCTCACCCCGCATTTGGAGAAAAACCCCGTTATTGCTTATTTGAGCGATGGTTTCATGAAGCCGTATCCATTCACACCGGATGTCGTTGTTGGCATTGATGCCGTTGTTGAACAAAAGATTGATATGCTTCATTGTCACGTATCGCAGTTTTACGAGTGGCTTCCTTATAACGGTGGCACGTTAGATGCTGTCCCTGCTGGCGCATCGGAACGGCGTGCGTGGCTTGCTGACCGGTTGTTAAATCGTTTCCACGATGTCGCCGAAAGGCATCGAGATGTGCTAATAGCACTTTATGGTGAAGAAACGGGAGCGCAGATCAAATATGCCGAGGCATTTGAAGGATGCGAGTACGGTTCACCTCTAACAGCAGAAAATATCCCGACCCTCTTTCCATTTTTCAAGTAA
- the prmA gene encoding 50S ribosomal protein L11 methyltransferase — protein sequence MDWARITVTTSQEASEAVANLLFELNATGVEFRDTEVSTVHLIAHYPLDDRVGARMQKLRDFLAELPTWGIQPHPATIDLKHIKSEKWEEAWKSAFPPQRVGRRIIIAPTWSDVSHNETEILIQLDPGMAFGTGYHPTTRLSLELLEHTVESHQRVADIGTGSGILTIAALKLGAKHVDAIEIDATAVPVAAANFQANGVASQVYLSQSDGLKGTENRYHLIMGNILTKAILPMIPSCAQRLYPEGIVIFSGILETELAQVQSVLEAHRFQCLEVVREAEDKVIWVGIKAVLSPAAML from the coding sequence ATGGACTGGGCAAGAATCACGGTAACGACCTCTCAAGAGGCATCAGAAGCCGTCGCGAATCTTCTCTTTGAGTTAAATGCAACCGGCGTTGAATTCAGGGACACTGAGGTGTCCACAGTCCATCTCATCGCCCACTATCCTTTAGATGACAGAGTGGGCGCACGGATGCAGAAACTTCGCGACTTCCTTGCAGAACTGCCAACATGGGGTATCCAACCACATCCCGCAACGATTGACTTAAAACATATCAAATCCGAGAAATGGGAAGAGGCATGGAAATCCGCATTCCCGCCGCAACGCGTTGGCAGAAGAATCATTATTGCCCCAACGTGGAGTGATGTTTCCCACAACGAAACGGAAATCTTGATTCAACTCGATCCGGGCATGGCATTTGGAACAGGTTATCACCCGACCACACGACTCTCCCTCGAACTATTGGAACACACCGTCGAATCGCACCAACGCGTCGCTGACATCGGGACAGGCTCAGGTATCTTAACAATTGCTGCCCTCAAGTTAGGCGCAAAACACGTTGACGCGATTGAGATCGATGCGACAGCAGTCCCTGTTGCAGCCGCCAATTTTCAGGCAAACGGTGTGGCATCACAGGTATATTTATCGCAAAGCGATGGACTCAAAGGAACAGAAAACAGATACCATCTCATCATGGGGAACATTCTAACGAAGGCAATTCTCCCGATGATTCCGTCCTGCGCACAGCGACTCTATCCTGAAGGAATTGTCATTTTCTCGGGGATTTTGGAGACTGAGCTGGCACAGGTTCAGTCAGTTTTAGAAGCACATCGGTTCCAATGTCTTGAGGTCGTGCGCGAAGCAGAAGATAAAGTTATTTGGGTAGGCATAAAAGCCGTTCTGAGTCCAGCTGCTATGTTGTAG
- the dnaJ gene encoding molecular chaperone DnaJ, producing the protein MTQKRDYYEILNVNREVDEDEIKKAYRKLAIQFHPDKNPGDKVAEDKFKEATEAYEVLRDPEKRSRYDRLGHAGLEGMGIDFGDFRMNLDEVFDDVLGNFFRGFGGARRSPKQGRDLQYNLEVTLGDVIHGKEVTIQVPRIEACPTCEGSGAKQGTNPAPCPQCHGRGQITQSHGFFTMSRTCPRCRGAGTIIQEPCQSCSGRGVVRNTRDIKLNIDKGVDTGFRYQLRGEGEIGVSGAPPGDLFVLIHVEPHERFQRDRNDLITSTKISFVQATLGGKIKVNSIDGTEELDIPPGTQYGAQLRIPNKGVPHYGRSYSGDLVVRIEIETPKNLNAEERRTLAEFAKLRGESHQNEHGGFWDKLLGRHEDDESE; encoded by the coding sequence ATGACGCAAAAACGCGACTATTATGAGATTTTGAACGTTAATCGTGAGGTCGATGAAGACGAAATAAAGAAGGCTTATCGCAAACTCGCTATACAATTCCATCCTGATAAAAATCCGGGTGATAAAGTCGCCGAAGATAAATTCAAGGAAGCCACAGAGGCTTATGAAGTCCTGCGAGACCCTGAAAAACGGAGCCGTTATGATAGGCTCGGGCACGCAGGATTGGAGGGCATGGGTATAGACTTCGGAGACTTTAGAATGAACCTTGACGAAGTTTTCGATGACGTCCTTGGCAATTTCTTTAGAGGATTCGGTGGTGCGCGGCGGTCCCCCAAACAGGGACGCGATTTACAATATAACCTTGAGGTAACATTGGGTGATGTTATTCACGGCAAAGAGGTCACCATCCAAGTACCACGGATTGAAGCATGCCCTACATGTGAAGGGAGTGGTGCCAAACAGGGAACGAATCCCGCACCGTGTCCGCAATGTCACGGCAGAGGGCAAATCACCCAATCACACGGTTTTTTCACCATGTCGCGAACGTGTCCGAGATGTCGTGGGGCGGGTACAATTATTCAGGAACCCTGTCAGTCCTGTAGTGGAAGAGGTGTTGTTCGAAATACGCGCGACATTAAGTTAAACATTGACAAAGGCGTTGATACAGGTTTCAGGTACCAACTGCGCGGCGAAGGCGAAATAGGTGTAAGTGGCGCGCCTCCGGGTGATCTGTTCGTCCTTATCCATGTCGAACCCCACGAACGGTTCCAACGCGACCGAAACGACCTTATTACATCAACCAAAATCTCATTCGTCCAAGCCACCCTCGGTGGGAAAATCAAAGTTAATAGTATTGATGGAACCGAAGAACTCGATATTCCACCGGGTACACAGTACGGGGCACAACTCCGTATCCCGAATAAAGGCGTTCCACATTACGGACGCTCCTATTCAGGCGATCTGGTTGTAAGGATAGAGATTGAGACACCCAAAAATCTCAATGCAGAAGAGCGAAGAACGTTAGCAGAATTTGCGAAACTGCGCGGCGAATCCCATCAGAACGAACACGGCGGATTCTGGGATAAGTTACTCGGCAGGCACGAAGATGACGAATCTGAATAG
- the grpE gene encoding nucleotide exchange factor GrpE gives MAEVKKIHINAEVEKVTDTEASDDNDSTDSNEKTIVERMREIAETALDTVKSEVKKEIEERIAPVEETAANLSSEVKKEVEAIVQRVRGQYETEREELLQTEIEKEVETAVQQVHEEYKTERDRLLRTAAEAENTKKRLQADYQRQLKFANEGILEGMVPVLDSLEAAIKSAAEQHETSDTSPAFTTFNEGVQLVHKQFLDALKIHGLTPIEAVGETFDPNQHEALLVTASDDVPEGTVIEDFRRGYMLHTRVLRASQVVVSQGTAEEETSENVSDDTDATDTTE, from the coding sequence ATGGCTGAAGTTAAAAAGATACACATAAACGCGGAAGTAGAAAAGGTTACTGATACAGAAGCGTCTGACGATAACGATTCCACCGACAGTAACGAAAAAACGATTGTCGAACGGATGCGAGAAATCGCGGAGACGGCGCTTGATACAGTTAAATCGGAAGTGAAGAAGGAGATAGAAGAACGCATCGCGCCTGTTGAAGAAACGGCTGCTAACCTCTCCTCGGAAGTCAAAAAAGAAGTAGAGGCGATCGTTCAAAGGGTGCGTGGGCAATACGAAACAGAACGCGAAGAATTATTGCAAACAGAAATCGAAAAAGAGGTAGAAACGGCTGTGCAACAGGTGCATGAGGAATACAAGACGGAACGCGATCGTCTCCTACGCACAGCAGCAGAAGCTGAAAATACCAAAAAACGCTTGCAAGCCGATTATCAGCGGCAACTCAAATTCGCTAACGAAGGAATTTTAGAAGGGATGGTCCCGGTCTTGGACAGTCTGGAAGCCGCGATTAAAAGTGCAGCAGAACAGCACGAGACGAGCGATACTTCACCGGCTTTTACGACCTTCAACGAAGGCGTGCAACTCGTCCATAAACAATTCTTAGACGCCCTTAAAATCCATGGACTTACACCGATTGAAGCGGTTGGTGAAACATTCGATCCAAATCAGCACGAGGCACTCCTTGTCACGGCATCAGATGACGTGCCGGAGGGAACAGTTATTGAGGACTTTCGGCGTGGCTACATGCTGCATACCCGGGTTCTACGCGCCTCTCAAGTTGTCGTCTCACAGGGAACTGCCGAAGAAGAAACATCAGAAAACGTGTCGGATGATACAGACGCTACCGATACTACCGAATAG
- a CDS encoding geranylgeranylglyceryl/heptaprenylglyceryl phosphate synthase encodes MRSNWVLNYFHEVLKKHHAGYFVLIDPEQCEIEKSVKLAREIEQAGADAILLGGSFLTNDLHLIAKALKQETELPLVLFPGDSMHLTPHADAILYISLISGRNPNYLIGEQVKAAPWIQRYALKPIPTGYMLIEGGNKTAVEFMSGTTPIPRDKPDIAGPHALAAEYLGMQMVYLEAGSGAMHSVSEEMITTVKNQISIPLIVGGGIRTPEIAAQKVEAGADFIVTGNVLEENGSLELMRAFANAVHG; translated from the coding sequence TTGAGATCAAATTGGGTTCTTAACTACTTTCACGAGGTATTGAAAAAGCACCATGCTGGTTATTTCGTTCTAATCGATCCGGAGCAGTGTGAAATTGAAAAATCCGTCAAACTTGCACGCGAAATAGAGCAGGCGGGTGCAGACGCAATTTTGCTCGGTGGCAGTTTCTTAACGAACGATTTGCACCTTATTGCGAAAGCCCTGAAGCAGGAAACAGAACTCCCGCTGGTGTTATTTCCAGGCGATTCGATGCACCTCACCCCCCACGCGGATGCCATTCTGTACATCAGCCTCATCAGTGGACGCAACCCGAACTATCTCATCGGCGAACAGGTCAAAGCCGCACCGTGGATCCAACGCTACGCCCTGAAACCGATCCCAACCGGCTATATGCTGATTGAAGGCGGTAACAAAACCGCCGTTGAATTTATGAGTGGGACAACGCCTATTCCACGCGATAAACCCGACATTGCGGGACCACACGCATTGGCTGCCGAGTATCTCGGCATGCAAATGGTATATCTGGAGGCAGGGAGCGGAGCTATGCATTCTGTCTCAGAGGAAATGATTACAACCGTGAAAAATCAAATCAGCATCCCGCTTATCGTCGGTGGCGGCATCCGCACACCAGAAATTGCCGCTCAAAAGGTAGAAGCAGGTGCAGATTTCATCGTCACAGGGAACGTTCTCGAAGAAAACGGATCCCTGGAGCTGATGCGGGCATTCGCTAACGCCGTTCACGGCTAA
- a CDS encoding RNA methyltransferase → MLNYDEIIAFLEKKSSDTDAVSRFKQAYHTFCKTGTWHPAYQIFVTGWQQLDGVMLLEPADTFDSDYHVHLTTATERSLRELLIAFPRRYTALFPLSEKWIENRIQDVLEGDVLQTDAGSFYRGIKRGSSTRAEQRTVSKRKDAIVSHIRKLASLKGKFEHSQFIIEGPLIVERAVEDGLPIKTLLYTPGFVATLEGKTLLTRATVENLSSYQVNDGVMGSITTTRPVPSIIASVHLSYPKFLSASGSLNFHFSPRCILLIAENIGNPDNLGMTLRTADAAGVSGVLLSSEGASPFHKNCIRASRGAIGRLPLFCAPDIGGAINALKVSGWQVLGATASAKNQLYETEFTPPTAIVVGNENQGLSADVRECCTELVRIPMASGQSSLNVGVAAGVLLYELTRQHRI, encoded by the coding sequence ATGCTAAATTACGATGAAATTATCGCCTTTTTGGAGAAAAAAAGTTCGGATACGGATGCCGTTTCCCGTTTTAAACAAGCGTATCACACCTTCTGCAAAACGGGCACATGGCACCCTGCATACCAGATATTTGTTACAGGTTGGCAACAACTTGATGGCGTCATGTTGTTAGAACCGGCGGACACATTTGACAGTGACTACCACGTTCACCTCACAACGGCGACCGAACGAAGCTTGAGAGAACTACTCATCGCTTTTCCGAGACGATACACAGCGCTATTTCCGCTCAGTGAAAAGTGGATAGAAAACAGAATCCAAGATGTTCTGGAAGGGGACGTCCTTCAAACCGATGCCGGTTCCTTCTATCGGGGCATCAAACGCGGCAGCAGCACACGAGCCGAACAACGAACCGTCTCCAAACGCAAGGATGCAATCGTATCACATATTCGTAAATTAGCCTCTCTGAAAGGAAAATTTGAACACTCACAATTTATCATCGAAGGCCCTCTGATAGTAGAACGGGCAGTAGAAGATGGACTCCCGATCAAAACACTTCTCTATACGCCCGGATTTGTGGCAACACTCGAAGGGAAAACCTTGCTCACGCGTGCAACGGTAGAAAACCTATCTTCTTATCAGGTAAATGACGGCGTGATGGGTTCAATTACGACGACGCGCCCCGTTCCATCTATAATCGCCTCAGTTCATCTCAGTTATCCCAAGTTCCTTTCGGCATCCGGAAGTCTCAATTTTCACTTTAGTCCGAGATGTATATTACTCATCGCAGAGAACATTGGGAATCCCGATAACCTCGGAATGACGCTACGGACCGCCGACGCCGCAGGTGTATCCGGGGTCCTATTGAGCAGCGAAGGCGCAAGCCCCTTTCATAAAAACTGCATCCGTGCCTCCCGGGGCGCGATTGGGCGTTTACCCTTATTCTGCGCACCAGACATCGGTGGTGCAATTAATGCACTCAAAGTTTCAGGTTGGCAAGTGCTGGGGGCAACCGCAAGTGCCAAAAACCAACTGTATGAAACGGAATTTACACCTCCCACGGCTATCGTTGTAGGGAACGAGAATCAAGGTCTCTCTGCGGATGTACGTGAATGCTGCACGGAATTAGTTCGCATTCCTATGGCATCCGGACAATCCTCACTCAACGTAGGTGTTGCCGCAGGTGTTCTACTTTATGAACTCACGCGGCAACACAGAATTTGA
- a CDS encoding digeranylgeranylglyceryl phosphate synthase — protein sequence MKTLIAYLELARPLNGIIAFISAWLGGMFANQGNMENLVDIRLLLVSISALVLLSAGNAINDYCDYNIDRINRPRRPLPSGRIRRTNALIFAISLAAIGIYLGTLINRNATGIAILVFVALVGYAFWLKRTPFAGNLVVSGLTGLTFIAGGVAIDSAQGTLIPAIFAFLFTTAREIVKDLEDIEGDEKNDAKTLATLNPKIAIRIALGFMVSVILFSPVPYVFGWYSWHYLIVVLIGVDLVLIGLAIRLYQDASRESCASIQRWMKWDIFVGLGAIYLGSF from the coding sequence ATGAAGACACTGATCGCGTATCTTGAGTTGGCACGTCCACTTAACGGCATCATCGCCTTCATCTCGGCATGGCTCGGTGGGATGTTCGCTAATCAAGGGAATATGGAAAACCTCGTCGATATCCGACTCCTGTTGGTTTCTATCTCCGCGCTCGTCCTACTTTCCGCCGGGAACGCCATAAACGATTACTGTGATTATAACATCGACCGCATCAACCGCCCGCGGCGCCCCTTACCTTCTGGACGCATTCGGCGTACCAATGCCCTCATCTTTGCGATAAGCCTCGCGGCAATCGGCATCTATTTGGGAACTCTCATCAACAGAAACGCAACAGGCATTGCCATTCTTGTGTTCGTGGCACTCGTAGGTTATGCTTTCTGGCTGAAACGCACTCCGTTTGCCGGCAATTTAGTCGTCAGCGGATTAACGGGTTTAACCTTCATTGCTGGAGGCGTAGCGATAGATTCCGCGCAAGGCACACTCATCCCAGCAATCTTTGCTTTTTTATTCACAACGGCGCGAGAAATCGTTAAAGACCTTGAGGATATAGAAGGCGACGAGAAAAATGACGCGAAAACGCTTGCTACACTCAACCCCAAAATCGCCATCCGGATAGCCCTCGGTTTCATGGTATCTGTTATTCTGTTTAGTCCTGTCCCTTATGTATTCGGTTGGTATTCATGGCACTACTTGATTGTCGTCCTGATCGGTGTTGACTTAGTGCTAATAGGTTTAGCAATCCGTCTGTATCAAGATGCCTCCAGAGAAAGTTGTGCGTCCATCCAACGTTGGATGAAATGGGACATATTCGTCGGACTTGGCGCAATCTATCTCGGTTCTTTTTAA
- the lpxD gene encoding UDP-3-O-(3-hydroxymyristoyl)glucosamine N-acyltransferase encodes MRMKLKEICERLDGDLSGDGDIEITGVSGIKEALPSQITFVANPKYLAAIATTQASAIIIGRGVNGNGKPTICVENPYWAFVKVIEMFAWDKNHRALPGVHETAILGKDVKIGERVSIQAFAYIADNVEIGDDTVIQPFAYIGEGTKIGAEGLIYPHVSIREEVTIGNRVIIHCGAVIGSDGFGFAPVSNRHHKIPQIGTVVIEDDVEIGANTTIDRATLSETLIKRGTKLDNLVQIAHNVVVGEDCCLAAQVGIAGSTTLGDRVNIAGHGGAAGHLTLGEDSVVYAKSAVTKDMPAGSHLSGFPARPHKQELRIHAATRKLPELLPEFTKLQKRVAELEAKLQELADEDTDRVS; translated from the coding sequence ATGCGTATGAAACTCAAGGAAATTTGTGAACGCTTGGATGGCGATCTTTCTGGGGACGGTGATATCGAAATTACAGGCGTTTCTGGAATCAAAGAAGCACTTCCAAGTCAAATTACCTTTGTCGCTAATCCCAAGTATCTCGCTGCTATAGCGACAACACAAGCCAGCGCAATTATTATTGGTCGCGGCGTCAATGGTAACGGTAAGCCGACGATCTGTGTTGAGAATCCCTATTGGGCTTTCGTCAAAGTTATAGAAATGTTCGCGTGGGACAAAAACCATCGCGCACTCCCCGGAGTTCATGAGACCGCAATTTTAGGAAAGGACGTTAAAATCGGTGAGCGCGTCTCGATCCAGGCATTTGCCTATATCGCTGACAACGTTGAAATTGGAGATGATACGGTTATTCAACCCTTTGCCTACATCGGCGAAGGAACAAAAATCGGTGCCGAAGGTCTTATCTACCCACATGTCAGTATTCGAGAGGAGGTAACCATCGGGAACCGGGTGATTATCCACTGCGGAGCAGTTATTGGTAGTGACGGATTCGGATTCGCACCCGTTAGCAACCGACACCACAAGATCCCACAAATCGGAACCGTGGTGATTGAAGACGACGTTGAAATTGGGGCGAATACGACTATTGATAGAGCGACCCTTTCTGAAACGCTTATTAAACGCGGCACCAAACTGGATAACCTCGTCCAAATCGCACACAACGTTGTCGTCGGGGAAGATTGCTGCCTCGCTGCACAAGTCGGGATCGCTGGTAGTACGACGCTCGGGGATCGCGTAAATATCGCGGGCCATGGCGGCGCAGCAGGACATCTAACCCTCGGCGAAGACAGTGTCGTTTACGCCAAATCCGCAGTTACAAAGGATATGCCGGCCGGCAGTCATCTGTCCGGATTTCCCGCACGTCCTCATAAACAGGAATTACGAATTCACGCGGCGACTCGGAAATTGCCCGAACTGCTCCCCGAATTTACGAAACTCCAAAAACGGGTTGCGGAACTGGAAGCGAAACTTCAAGAGCTGGCGGATGAAGACACTGATCGCGTATCTTGA
- a CDS encoding OmpH family outer membrane protein, whose protein sequence is MKPFRLGAYPARLTLLLIIGLTVLYFSSGSIGQESFKIGVVNTQEVLEGSKEATDATELLQAASERLKTKLQQLGDEIRTLQEKKAKTELFVERAQTADMDNEIRLKQQEYQREVEIGQQALLEKEQELMEPIYNRLQELIVKVGESENFDIILEKRLITLYVKEKYDLTQQLIGLMNEKNENSE, encoded by the coding sequence ATGAAACCATTTCGGTTGGGTGCTTACCCAGCACGCCTAACACTCTTATTAATTATCGGTCTTACAGTTCTCTATTTCAGTTCGGGAAGTATCGGGCAGGAATCTTTCAAAATCGGTGTCGTAAACACACAGGAGGTTTTAGAAGGATCCAAAGAAGCAACAGATGCCACCGAGCTCCTCCAAGCGGCAAGTGAACGCTTGAAAACGAAGTTGCAGCAGTTAGGAGACGAGATCAGAACTCTACAAGAAAAGAAAGCGAAAACTGAACTCTTCGTCGAAAGAGCACAGACTGCAGATATGGATAACGAAATTCGCCTCAAACAACAGGAATACCAACGGGAGGTCGAGATCGGTCAGCAAGCATTGCTTGAAAAAGAGCAAGAGTTAATGGAACCGATTTACAACAGACTGCAGGAACTGATTGTCAAAGTCGGTGAATCCGAAAACTTTGACATCATCCTCGAAAAACGGCTCATCACACTTTATGTGAAAGAAAAATACGATTTGACACAACAGTTAATCGGCTTGATGAACGAAAAGAACGAAAACTCTGAATAA